The Pontibacter pudoricolor genome contains a region encoding:
- a CDS encoding GAF domain-containing protein, producing the protein MVENAIEDPRTLANPLVCGEFGLRFYAAAPLCIQDGYNLGTLCIIDKNQRYINREQAEMLHVLAGVVMDEMELRLAARKASSELRNWMKN; encoded by the coding sequence TTGGTAGAAAACGCAATTGAAGATCCGCGCACTCTTGCCAATCCGCTTGTATGTGGTGAATTTGGTTTGCGTTTTTATGCCGCAGCTCCCCTATGCATACAAGATGGATATAACTTAGGTACTTTGTGCATCATCGACAAAAACCAACGCTACATCAATAGAGAGCAAGCTGAAATGCTGCATGTGCTCGCTGGCGTTGTAATGGATGAAATGGAACTACGGTTAGCTGCACGCAAAGCAAGCAGCGAATTGCGGAACTGGATGAAGAACTAA